From Nitratidesulfovibrio vulgaris str. Hildenborough, a single genomic window includes:
- the rpsF gene encoding 30S ribosomal protein S6 encodes MRKFETLLLLSPELAADAREALLTTLSGVVEREQGSMITADHWGMRDLAYPVRKQMRGYYVRLEYTAPGATVAELERIIRISDGIFKFVTVKLADAVEEVA; translated from the coding sequence ATGAGGAAATTCGAAACGCTGCTGCTCCTTTCCCCGGAGCTGGCCGCAGACGCCCGTGAGGCACTGCTCACCACCCTTTCCGGTGTGGTGGAGCGTGAACAGGGCTCGATGATCACCGCCGACCACTGGGGCATGCGCGATCTCGCCTACCCCGTGCGCAAGCAGATGCGCGGCTACTATGTCCGCCTCGAATACACCGCCCCCGGCGCTACCGTGGCGGAACTCGAGCGCATCATCCGCATCTCCGACGGCATCTTCAAATTCGTGACCGTCAAGCTGGCCGACGCGGTCGAGGAGGTTGCATAA
- a CDS encoding DUF748 domain-containing protein, protein MTAKQNDATKHPHIRELLRRITPATRRGRVILWSLLGLYIFWLVIGGLVLPPVVRSELERTMAQHLRATCTVEKVTINPFTLRIRVLGVKVPDASGEGVLFGFRELSIAPSPAALFRLAPSLASARLVEPVVDITYFGEGRFSFSDIVPPSEATTDDKATPVFPFVISDFELVDGSFIFRDEPRGVTHTIADIDFIVPFTSSLDMFRDTPITPSLNATVDGSRMTVAGRLLPFAETQRTEFDIATEDVALEQFKAYLAPFTPLRLEQGKARLELDLLVERLPSGQVELGLGGALRLSDILLNTPDGKKAAALREAELRLHKFTLAERRVELESATVDGLYVKAVRDTDGTVDWQRWISPASGKAAPVTPATSRTAMQNATVSAMTQNATGAASMPASATATDKASAKNPAGGTPPVAATSGSSPEGHSTGKSAAPTADSKAFIVEGAALHLSDATLVWHDASLSGTREIAVTGLDVQIPRFSTGDNKTMPFAITFGLNGQGRFHVDGEATLSPLKVSAAIDSTGLPLAAARPFAGGTPASDIAGSFGGRAKVVFQSSPALQLTVSEGALMVDDLALAAQGKQGHALGVKHIGLKGLAVDYGKQSIRAAVLALTSPSVNLILGDDGLPLLPASAGDSQPDTGKKVKGDRQRRAQGKAGSSTKVESKARGTQEKARRGDTKTADTDWNLVLDSLELDGGTVNITERGAKAPTLQVSDLRVRTGALSPDLTQRLPFDASMRWQKDGQLALKGNVRIRPLDLDLNVKATKVDLAPLDIPLAMSTAMQAGGRLSGDVRLGARERGDDIQMTASGRTQLDDARLRRRGDRRDLISLRRLAVRDFRYGSSPLRVEIGDILLDRPQVFLVLHKDGTTNVLRALDPEGAERRAAAIRTAEKAKAAERAKKQGTQTGAEASSGLASKPVSPAPVAAGGTTAEADASGADASGAGADASSAAGARAEAPASLFDRFTLGEVTVRGGKIAFRDERFSPAFDTSLDKVDAAVTGFTMAPESRAEVSAGGTLEGVPVKLTGTLNPVSTPPFADIVFSMEGLDLVPVSPYALQYIAYPVDKGRLTARLQLQTSEWVLSADSKFLLEDIELGDKDSRPDAPDYPVKLGLALLRGLDGNVSIDLPVRGRLDDPNFRLGGVVVQAVMNLMVKVVTSPFALVGSVVRLAGGGGQDMRNVPFEPGRETLSERAEAQLASVAEVLRQRPGLSLEVRGMVDPATDGQGLREVALLRRMQEAKYASLWRGERAKTAVEAITIEDDEYDDLLESVYKDAPFDKPRNVLGLVKDQPREVMEKAFYEHVDVTDDDLTALAQQRARAVRDRLLEIDPALGARLSLAAATGKGKSAAEMLLR, encoded by the coding sequence ATGACCGCGAAACAGAATGACGCCACGAAACATCCACACATACGGGAACTGCTCAGGCGCATCACCCCTGCCACACGGCGTGGACGCGTCATTCTCTGGTCGTTGCTGGGGTTGTACATCTTCTGGCTTGTCATCGGCGGTCTCGTACTTCCCCCCGTTGTCCGCTCTGAACTCGAACGCACCATGGCACAACACCTTCGGGCCACCTGCACCGTAGAGAAGGTGACCATCAACCCCTTCACCCTGCGTATCCGTGTCCTCGGCGTGAAGGTCCCCGATGCCAGCGGCGAAGGGGTGCTCTTCGGCTTTCGTGAACTGAGCATCGCCCCAAGTCCGGCAGCCCTGTTCCGGCTGGCACCTTCGCTCGCTTCGGCGCGCCTCGTCGAACCCGTTGTGGACATCACCTATTTCGGCGAAGGCCGCTTCTCGTTCTCGGACATCGTGCCCCCGTCCGAAGCGACGACAGACGACAAGGCTACTCCGGTATTCCCCTTCGTCATCAGCGATTTCGAACTCGTGGACGGCAGCTTCATCTTCCGTGACGAACCGCGCGGCGTGACGCACACCATCGCGGACATCGACTTCATCGTGCCTTTCACCTCCTCGCTGGACATGTTCCGCGACACCCCCATCACCCCATCCCTCAATGCCACAGTCGACGGCAGCCGCATGACCGTGGCTGGCAGACTGCTTCCCTTCGCCGAGACACAACGAACGGAATTCGACATCGCCACCGAGGATGTGGCCCTCGAACAATTCAAGGCCTATCTTGCGCCCTTCACTCCACTGCGGCTTGAGCAGGGCAAGGCTCGTCTCGAACTCGACCTGCTGGTTGAAAGGCTTCCCTCCGGGCAGGTCGAACTGGGGCTTGGAGGAGCACTGCGCCTTTCCGACATCCTTCTCAATACGCCCGACGGGAAAAAGGCGGCAGCACTACGTGAAGCCGAACTGCGTCTGCACAAGTTCACACTGGCGGAACGCCGCGTGGAACTCGAGTCCGCAACTGTGGACGGTCTTTATGTCAAGGCAGTGCGCGACACCGACGGCACCGTCGACTGGCAACGCTGGATAAGCCCGGCCTCTGGCAAGGCAGCCCCTGTCACGCCTGCGACATCGCGCACGGCCATGCAGAACGCGACAGTGTCAGCCATGACGCAGAATGCGACCGGGGCAGCCTCCATGCCTGCCTCCGCCACCGCCACGGACAAGGCTTCGGCAAAGAACCCTGCGGGGGGAACGCCCCCCGTAGCGGCCACCTCCGGCAGTAGTCCCGAGGGACATTCCACCGGCAAATCCGCAGCCCCCACAGCCGACAGCAAGGCCTTCATCGTCGAAGGGGCTGCCTTGCATCTGAGCGATGCGACGCTTGTCTGGCACGACGCATCACTCTCCGGCACACGCGAGATAGCGGTCACCGGGCTCGACGTGCAGATTCCCCGATTCTCCACGGGTGACAACAAGACCATGCCGTTTGCCATCACTTTCGGATTGAATGGTCAGGGGCGTTTCCATGTAGATGGCGAGGCGACGCTCTCACCGTTGAAGGTGAGCGCCGCCATCGACAGCACAGGACTCCCGCTTGCCGCCGCGCGGCCCTTCGCCGGGGGCACACCTGCCTCCGACATCGCAGGGAGCTTCGGGGGTAGAGCCAAGGTGGTCTTTCAATCCTCCCCCGCGCTGCAACTGACCGTATCCGAAGGGGCGCTCATGGTGGACGACCTCGCCCTCGCCGCACAGGGAAAACAGGGCCATGCCCTTGGCGTCAAACACATCGGGCTCAAGGGACTCGCCGTCGATTACGGCAAACAGTCCATCCGGGCAGCGGTGCTCGCGCTGACCTCCCCCTCGGTCAATCTCATCCTCGGTGACGACGGGCTGCCGCTGCTTCCGGCATCCGCCGGAGACTCACAGCCCGACACGGGCAAGAAGGTCAAAGGCGACAGGCAACGACGCGCACAAGGCAAGGCGGGCTCTTCCACAAAGGTGGAGTCCAAAGCCCGGGGCACGCAAGAGAAGGCCAGACGCGGCGACACCAAGACCGCAGACACGGACTGGAACCTTGTGCTGGACAGCCTCGAACTGGATGGAGGTACCGTCAACATCACCGAACGCGGCGCTAAGGCACCGACCCTGCAGGTGTCCGACCTTCGCGTGCGCACGGGAGCGCTCTCGCCAGACCTGACCCAGCGGCTGCCCTTCGACGCATCCATGCGCTGGCAGAAGGACGGGCAACTCGCCCTCAAGGGGAATGTGCGCATCCGGCCTCTCGACCTCGACCTGAACGTCAAGGCCACAAAGGTCGACCTGGCGCCGCTCGACATCCCCCTTGCCATGTCCACGGCCATGCAGGCCGGGGGGCGCCTTTCCGGCGATGTCCGGCTGGGCGCACGGGAACGCGGCGATGACATCCAGATGACGGCATCGGGCAGGACGCAACTGGATGACGCCCGTCTGCGCAGGCGCGGAGACCGGCGTGACCTCATCTCGCTTCGGAGGCTGGCGGTCAGGGACTTCCGGTACGGTTCGTCCCCGCTGCGCGTCGAGATTGGCGACATACTCCTCGACCGGCCGCAGGTGTTCCTCGTGCTGCACAAGGACGGCACCACCAACGTACTGCGCGCCCTCGACCCGGAAGGCGCGGAACGCAGGGCTGCGGCCATCCGTACGGCAGAAAAGGCCAAGGCCGCAGAAAGAGCGAAGAAGCAGGGAACGCAGACCGGGGCCGAGGCCTCCTCGGGTCTTGCGTCGAAGCCGGTGTCCCCCGCCCCTGTGGCTGCCGGAGGGACGACTGCCGAGGCAGACGCGTCGGGGGCAGACGCTTCGGGGGCAGGAGCGGACGCATCCTCCGCTGCGGGAGCCCGGGCAGAAGCACCAGCATCGCTGTTCGACAGGTTCACGCTGGGCGAGGTGACCGTCCGCGGTGGCAAGATAGCCTTCCGCGACGAGCGTTTCTCTCCGGCCTTCGACACCTCGCTGGACAAGGTCGATGCAGCCGTGACCGGATTCACCATGGCCCCGGAAAGCCGCGCCGAGGTCTCGGCTGGCGGAACGCTCGAGGGTGTGCCCGTCAAGCTCACGGGGACGCTCAACCCCGTATCGACGCCCCCCTTCGCCGACATCGTCTTCTCCATGGAAGGGCTGGACCTCGTTCCGGTATCACCATACGCGCTTCAGTACATCGCCTACCCGGTCGACAAGGGACGCCTCACAGCCCGTTTGCAATTGCAGACATCCGAATGGGTACTGAGCGCCGATTCGAAGTTCCTGCTGGAAGACATCGAACTTGGCGACAAGGACTCGCGTCCCGATGCCCCGGACTATCCGGTCAAACTCGGACTGGCCCTCTTGCGGGGGCTTGATGGCAACGTGTCCATCGACCTGCCGGTACGGGGGCGACTCGACGACCCCAACTTCAGGCTTGGAGGCGTGGTGGTCCAGGCCGTCATGAACCTCATGGTCAAGGTGGTCACATCGCCCTTCGCCCTCGTCGGCAGCGTGGTGCGCCTTGCCGGAGGCGGCGGGCAGGACATGCGCAACGTCCCCTTCGAACCCGGGCGGGAAACGCTCTCCGAAAGGGCCGAGGCACAACTGGCAAGCGTGGCGGAGGTACTGCGGCAAAGGCCCGGACTTTCACTGGAGGTGCGCGGCATGGTCGACCCTGCGACCGATGGGCAGGGGCTTCGCGAAGTCGCCCTTCTGCGCCGGATGCAGGAGGCGAAGTATGCTTCGCTGTGGCGCGGTGAGCGCGCCAAGACGGCGGTCGAGGCCATCACCATCGAAGACGACGAGTACGACGACCTTCTCGAGTCCGTCTACAAGGATGCCCCCTTCGACAAACCCCGCAATGTTCTGGGACTCGTAAAAGACCAGCCTCGCGAGGTCATGGAAAAGGCCTTCTATGAGCACGTGGACGTCACAGACGACGACCTGACAGCCCTCGCACAGCAGCGGGCGCGTGCCGTGCGCGACAGATTGCTTGAAATCGACCCGGCACTCGGCGCACGGCTTTCACTTGCCGCTGCCACAGGCAAGGGGAAGAGCGCGGCAGAGATGCTCTTGCGCTAG
- the rpsR gene encoding 30S ribosomal protein S18 — protein MAFKKKFAPRRKFCRFCADKELPIDYKRADILRDFITERGKIIARRITGTCAHHQRVLTREIKRARQMALLIYTATHSSDVKKKSIL, from the coding sequence ATGGCCTTCAAGAAGAAGTTCGCTCCGCGCCGCAAGTTCTGCCGCTTCTGCGCCGACAAGGAACTGCCCATCGATTACAAGCGCGCCGACATCCTGCGCGACTTCATCACCGAACGTGGCAAGATCATCGCCCGTCGCATCACGGGCACCTGCGCCCATCACCAGCGCGTGCTGACCCGCGAAATCAAGCGTGCGCGTCAGATGGCCCTGCTGATCTACACCGCGACTCACTCCAGTGATGTCAAGAAAAAGAGCATTCTGTAG
- the alr gene encoding alanine racemase codes for MPISYNKASVVVSLQSIIANYRRIRTVAQRPMPVIKSDAYGHGLEAVGMALEAEGARECAVGTVGEGAKLRKAGFGADIVALLGALDREDAQLAASSGIIPTVLDIAGLERLAAQGTPERPVRVALKFDTGMARLGFTEHDVSALCERLRTLPSVRPVMAVSHLAVADDPTQSAFTMAQGAAFARIMAGLRSNFPDIMGSLSNSAATLAHPQLHWDVQRPGIALYGSNPLRGTALARHGEGLLPAMSVSVPVLQVHPLPAGRSISYGRTYTATKDATVAIIAAGYADNYSRALSGRGVAVAGGRRVPVLGRVCMQTTAIDVTDVPGIATGDRVWLLGGPGPATVSADELADLWGTISYEVLCLLGMNPRRHDDSVE; via the coding sequence ATGCCCATATCCTACAACAAGGCGAGTGTTGTCGTCAGTCTCCAATCCATAATCGCCAACTATCGCCGGATTCGTACGGTGGCACAGCGGCCCATGCCCGTCATCAAGTCCGATGCGTACGGCCACGGCCTTGAAGCTGTGGGCATGGCCCTTGAGGCCGAAGGTGCACGTGAATGCGCCGTCGGTACGGTGGGGGAGGGGGCGAAGCTGCGCAAGGCCGGTTTCGGGGCGGATATCGTCGCCCTGCTTGGGGCCCTCGACAGAGAGGACGCCCAGTTGGCGGCCTCTTCCGGCATCATCCCCACCGTCCTTGATATCGCCGGGCTTGAACGCCTTGCCGCGCAGGGTACCCCCGAAAGGCCGGTGCGCGTGGCGCTCAAGTTCGATACGGGCATGGCCCGTCTCGGCTTCACGGAACATGATGTGTCTGCCCTTTGCGAGCGTCTGCGCACCCTGCCTTCGGTGCGGCCCGTCATGGCGGTATCGCATCTCGCCGTTGCCGACGACCCCACCCAGTCGGCCTTCACGATGGCGCAGGGGGCCGCATTCGCGCGTATCATGGCGGGGCTTCGAAGCAACTTCCCCGATATCATGGGGTCGCTGTCAAACTCCGCAGCCACGCTGGCGCACCCGCAACTGCACTGGGACGTGCAGCGTCCCGGCATCGCCCTCTATGGTTCGAATCCCCTTCGCGGGACGGCCCTTGCACGGCATGGCGAAGGGCTGTTGCCCGCCATGTCCGTCTCCGTGCCGGTGTTGCAGGTCCATCCGCTGCCCGCGGGGCGTAGTATCAGCTACGGGCGGACGTACACCGCCACCAAAGATGCGACCGTGGCCATCATAGCCGCCGGATACGCCGACAACTACAGCCGCGCCCTGTCAGGGCGTGGTGTTGCTGTAGCTGGCGGGCGGCGTGTGCCTGTTCTTGGTCGCGTGTGCATGCAGACCACGGCCATCGACGTCACCGACGTACCCGGCATCGCCACGGGAGACCGTGTATGGCTGCTTGGTGGCCCCGGCCCCGCCACGGTCTCGGCTGATGAACTGGCCGACCTGTGGGGGACGATATCCTATGAAGTGCTGTGTCTGCTTGGCATGAACCCGCGCAGGCATGACGACTCTGTGGAGTAG
- the queF gene encoding preQ(1) synthase — protein MTTRSTDQTEHLRALGQKTPYPAAGPSTDLLEAFPNRFPDRPYIVSIAFPEFTSLCPVTGQPDFATIVVEYIPDQFCVESKSFKVYMFAFRDHQSFMETITNTILDDMTTKLQPLWCRVKGLFTPRGGTQLHVFAERFKEVEPARAQALRDMVSEWKRENNRHGA, from the coding sequence ATGACCACCAGAAGCACAGACCAGACCGAACACCTCCGGGCGCTGGGCCAGAAGACCCCCTACCCGGCAGCGGGCCCCTCGACCGACCTGCTTGAGGCGTTCCCCAACCGCTTCCCCGACCGGCCCTATATCGTCAGCATCGCCTTCCCTGAATTCACGTCGCTTTGCCCCGTCACCGGGCAACCCGACTTCGCGACCATCGTCGTCGAGTACATTCCCGACCAGTTTTGCGTGGAATCGAAGAGCTTCAAGGTCTACATGTTCGCCTTCCGCGACCACCAGTCGTTCATGGAGACCATCACCAATACCATCCTCGATGACATGACCACCAAACTCCAGCCCCTGTGGTGCCGCGTGAAGGGCCTCTTCACCCCGCGTGGCGGCACACAGCTGCACGTATTCGCCGAACGCTTCAAGGAAGTGGAACCCGCGCGCGCTCAGGCTTTGCGCGACATGGTTTCGGAATGGAAGCGCGAGAACAACCGGCACGGTGCCTGA
- the dnaB gene encoding replicative DNA helicase gives MSLNQPRPKSRKPQQNNYSSETTPAYGGGGADGAAERASAELLRRVPPHSIEAEQAVLGGVFLKNSILHTLVDTLTAEDFYLPAHQMLFESFLELYRKNAPIDLVSVAEHLKAHGNLEAVGGAIYLAELAQAVVSAANAEYYGTIVRDKSLQRSLISACSDIISNCFDASREVGSLLDESEQAVFAISERTSGKVFRSSKELVKKVFEELEKRVERKELVTGVTTGYVKLDQMTSGFQGSDLIIVAARPSMGKTAFSLNMAMRAAINQNVPVAVYSLEMSMEQLMMRMLCSFGKVDLSKLRKGFLDDEDWKRLYEAADVLERAPIYIDDTPALTTLELRARTRRLRAERGVGLVMVDYLQLMRSSRRTDSRELEISDISRSLKALAKELNIPVIALSQLNRKVEERTNKRPMLSDLRESGAIEQDADIIMFIYRDDAYNKRDDNPRKGIAEIIIGKQRNGPTGTAELAYLSAHTAFEDLDPNWVPPPSEDYGE, from the coding sequence ATGTCGCTGAATCAGCCCCGGCCGAAGAGCCGGAAGCCGCAGCAGAATAACTATTCCTCGGAAACCACCCCCGCCTATGGCGGGGGTGGTGCCGACGGTGCTGCCGAGCGTGCCTCGGCCGAACTGTTGCGTCGTGTGCCCCCCCACAGCATAGAGGCCGAACAGGCCGTGCTGGGGGGTGTTTTCTTGAAGAACAGCATCCTCCACACCCTCGTGGATACGCTCACGGCGGAGGACTTCTACCTCCCCGCCCACCAGATGCTGTTCGAGAGCTTTCTTGAACTCTATCGCAAGAACGCCCCCATCGACCTCGTTTCCGTCGCCGAACACCTCAAGGCGCATGGGAATCTGGAAGCCGTCGGCGGGGCCATCTATCTTGCCGAACTTGCACAGGCCGTCGTCAGCGCCGCCAACGCCGAATACTACGGCACCATCGTCCGCGACAAGTCGCTGCAACGTTCGCTCATATCCGCCTGTTCGGACATCATCAGCAACTGCTTCGACGCCTCGCGCGAAGTGGGCAGCCTGCTTGACGAATCGGAACAGGCTGTCTTCGCCATCTCCGAACGGACGAGCGGCAAGGTCTTCCGCAGTTCGAAGGAACTGGTGAAGAAGGTCTTCGAAGAACTGGAGAAACGCGTCGAGCGCAAGGAACTGGTGACGGGTGTCACCACGGGCTACGTCAAGCTCGACCAGATGACCTCCGGCTTCCAGGGGTCCGACCTCATCATCGTCGCTGCCCGTCCTTCCATGGGCAAGACGGCGTTCTCGCTGAACATGGCGATGCGTGCCGCGATCAACCAGAACGTACCTGTGGCGGTGTATTCGCTCGAGATGTCGATGGAGCAGTTGATGATGCGTATGCTCTGTTCCTTCGGCAAGGTCGACCTTTCGAAGCTTCGCAAGGGTTTTCTCGATGACGAGGACTGGAAGCGCCTCTATGAGGCCGCCGATGTACTTGAGCGTGCGCCCATCTACATCGACGACACGCCCGCGTTGACGACACTGGAGTTGCGTGCCCGTACCCGGCGCCTCCGCGCCGAACGTGGCGTGGGGCTGGTGATGGTCGACTACCTTCAGCTCATGCGCTCCAGTCGACGCACCGATTCGCGCGAACTCGAAATCTCCGACATTTCGCGTTCGCTCAAGGCTCTCGCCAAGGAACTGAACATCCCCGTCATCGCCCTCTCGCAGCTCAACCGCAAAGTCGAAGAACGGACGAACAAACGTCCCATGCTCTCCGACCTTCGCGAATCGGGTGCCATCGAGCAGGACGCCGACATCATCATGTTCATCTACCGCGACGACGCCTACAACAAGCGCGACGACAACCCGCGCAAGGGCATTGCCGAGATCATCATCGGCAAGCAGCGTAACGGCCCGACGGGCACTGCTGAACTCGCCTACCTTTCGGCGCACACCGCGTTCGAAGACCTCGACCCCAACTGGGTCCCGCCGCCTTCCGAGGATTACGGGGAGTAG
- the rplI gene encoding 50S ribosomal protein L9 encodes MKIILRADVENLGRLGDVVTVKPGFGRNYLLPQGLGMLASQANLKAFELERKKLQARMDALRNAAADIAAKLEGLVLAIPMRVGENDKLYGSVTTAIIGDGLAAQGIEVDRRRILLDSAIRALGEYPVRVRLHADVTAEILVKVVSEDKVNDVAESAPAEEPEAAAE; translated from the coding sequence ATGAAGATCATTCTTCGTGCTGACGTTGAGAATCTGGGCCGTCTCGGTGACGTGGTCACCGTGAAGCCCGGTTTCGGGCGCAACTACCTGCTCCCTCAGGGCCTTGGTATGCTGGCTTCTCAAGCCAACCTGAAGGCCTTCGAACTGGAGCGCAAGAAGCTGCAGGCCCGTATGGACGCCCTGCGTAACGCCGCCGCCGACATCGCCGCCAAGCTGGAAGGCCTCGTTCTGGCCATTCCCATGCGCGTCGGTGAGAACGACAAGCTGTACGGTTCCGTGACCACCGCCATCATCGGCGATGGTCTGGCTGCCCAAGGCATTGAAGTCGACCGTCGCCGCATCCTGCTTGACAGCGCCATCCGCGCTCTTGGCGAATATCCCGTCCGCGTTCGTTTGCACGCTGACGTGACCGCCGAGATTCTCGTCAAGGTCGTCTCTGAAGACAAGGTGAACGATGTCGCTGAATCAGCCCCGGCCGAAGAGCCGGAAGCCGCAGCAGAATAA